A single window of Malus sylvestris chromosome 5, drMalSylv7.2, whole genome shotgun sequence DNA harbors:
- the LOC126624249 gene encoding bifunctional TH2 protein, mitochondrial-like codes for MAVDEGISLARRLWAKFRKEYSVFALYSPFFVRLASSTLHSPTTFRHFISQDLHFLKAFALAYELAEDCADDDDDKNGIRDLRKRIIRRLQTHDTFVQECGFELADEGASNGIATNKYTDFLLATASGKIEGERSAPGKIATPFEKTKVAAYTLAALAPCIRLYAFISTEIQGFLSSDDYESHIYKTWIDTYSSQILEETALQNEDMLDRLSICLTSEELEIIENLYHQAMKLLVDIVVNQPISDQQSVVPLSRMYEFDECHLTILCDFDLACTAFDSAAILAEIALITAPKADIDGSDQTQLARMSSADLRSTWDVLSTQYTEEFEQSVESILASNKVEEFDYESLCNALEQLAAFERKANERVVESGVLKGLDVEDIKRAGQSLIQDGCRSFFQKVVKNENLKADVHVLSYCWCNDLIVSAFSSGDLNVLNVHSNELVYEESVTTGEIVKKMESPMEKLQAFNDILIDRKSEGKHLTVYIGGSVGDLLCLLEADIGIVIGSSSSLRRLGDHFGVSFVPLFSGLVKRQRELAEDCSSNWKPMSGILYTVSSWAEIQAFILGT; via the exons ATGGCCGTGGACGAAGGAATAAGCCTAGCACGGCGGTTGTGGGCAAAGTTCAGAAAAGAATACTCCGTTTTCGCTTTGTACAGTCCTTTCTTTGTGCGGTTGGCCTCTTCTACTCTCCACTCTCCGACCACCTTCCGCCATTTCATCTCTCAAGACCTCCATTTTCTCAAAGCCTTCGCTCTCGC GTATGAATTGGCGGAGGATTGTGCAGATGATGACGACGACAAAAATGGCATACGCGATTTGAGGAAACGTATAATCCGCAGGCTTCAAACGCACGACACTTTTGTCCAA GAATGTGGATTTGAGCTCGCGGATGAAGGCGCTTCTAACGGCATTGCAACGAACAAATACACAGATTTCTTGCTTGCAACAGCATCGGGGAAAATTGAGGGAGAAAGATCGGCTCCCGGTAAAATTGCAACCCCTTTTGAAAAGACCAAAGTTGCTGCTTACACACTTGCTGCTCTGGCTCCTTGTATCAGACTCTATGCCTTCATTAGTACTGAGATTCAGGGATTTCTAAGTTCTGATGATTATGAATCTCACATATACAAAACGTGGATAGACACCTATTCGTCTCAAATTCTCGAG GAAACAGCTTTGCAAAATGAAGACATGCTAGACAGACTTAGCATTTGCTTGACTAGTGAGGAGCTTGAAATTATAGAGAATCTCTATCACCAAGCAATGAAACTTCTAGTAGATATTGTTGTTAATCAACCAATTTCTGATCAGCAATCTGTAGTCCCTCTATCTCGGATGTATGAGTTCGACGAATGCCATCTGACGATACTATGTGATTTTGATTTGGCATGCACTGCATTTGACTCTGCTGCCATACTGGCTGAGATTGCACTCATAACAGCACCAAAGGCTGATATTGATGGATCTGATCAAACGCAACTCGCTCGAATGTCTTCCGCAGACTTGAGGAGCACTTGGGATGTCCTATCCACCCAATATACTGAAGAATTTGAACAATCTGTCGAAAGCATTTTGGCCAGTAATAAAG TGGAAGAATTTGATTATGAAAGTCTATGTAATGCGCTTGAACAACTTGCGGCGTTTGAGAGAAAGGCAAACGAAAGGGTGGTTGAGTCCGGAGTACTGAAGGGTTTGGATGTAGAGGATATAAAAAGGGCTGGCCAGAGTCTCATTCAGGATGGTTGCAGAAGCTTCTTTCAAAAGgttgtgaaaaatgaaaatctgAAAGCTGATGTTCATGTACTTTCATACTGCTGGTGCAATGATCTAATTGTATCAGCTTTTTCTTCAG GAGATCTGAATGTCTTGAATGTACATTCCAATGAGCTAGTCTATGAAGAATCTGTTACGACCGGCGAAATTGTGAAGAAGATGGAGTCTCCCATGGAAAAACTTCAAGCCTTCAACGACATCCTAATCGACCGAAAGAGTGAAGGCAAGCACTTGACAGTTTACATTGGAGGCTCAGTGGGTGACTTGCTTTGCCTTCTTGAGGCAGATATAGGTATTGTGATTGGATCAAGTTCATCCTTGAGGAGACTAGGTGATCACTTTGGTGTTTCCTTTGTCCCATTGTTTTCTggcttggtgaagaggcagagAGAACTTGCTGAAGATTGTTCCTCTAATTGGAAACCAATGTCTGGAATTCTTTATACAGTGTCTAGTTGGGCTGAAATACAGGCTTTTATTTTAGGTACATAA
- the LOC126624700 gene encoding uncharacterized protein LOC126624700 produces the protein MLSRRLVSFLNRSSSAPHFSSLAAKTVDEGKSSSFGRKAVSFILITTTGGVALSALNDLVIYQSCSSKAMEKASKNPAIIEAIGEPIAKGPWYNASLAVAHKRHSVACTFPVSGPRGAGVLEVKAVRKGDNTWLSYLIPRDWDILIMDALVHIPENEEKQRTVRIGISDSAPGPACTACTGCPTQVSASPKN, from the exons ATGCTGTCGAGGAGGTTGGTTTCGTTCCTCAACAGGAGCTCCTCAGCGCCACACTTTTCCAG TTTGGCGGCGAAGACAGTGGACGAAGGGAAGAGCTCGTCTTTCGGGCGAAAGGCGGTGTCTTTTATTCTGATTACCACTACCGGCGGTGTTGCTTTAAGTGCTCTTAATGATCTTGTGATTTATCAAAGCTGCAGCAG CAAGGCCATGGAGAAAGCCAGTAAGAACCCAGCAATCATAGAGGCTATAGGGGAACCTATTGCCAAGGGCCCATGGTACAATGCTTCGCTTGCAGTAGCTCATAAGCGGCATTCTGTAGCTTGCACATTTCCTGTGTCTGGACCACGAGGCGCGGGAGTCTTGGAGGTGAAGGCTGTACGTAAAGGAG ATAACACCTGGCTTTCGTATCTCATCCCTCGCGATTGGGACATCCTAATCATGGATGCCCTCGTCCATATTCCTGAAAACGAAGAGAAGCAGCGAACAGTGCGAATTGGTATTTCCGACAGTGCCCCCGGTCCTGCTTGTACGGCATGCACTGGTTGTCCCACTCAAGTATCGGCGAGTCCGAAGAACTGA
- the LOC126623537 gene encoding auxin-responsive protein IAA11-like isoform X1 — protein MESGGSASGPSTKSTLSREENFAMSSEDSSTPEESGLELCLGLSLGGGGGKGQQGQRGQVARILTAKDFPSAGFSSSSASKSSSSTSSSLSSANVAAGTKRSADSVAAANGGSQVVGWPPIRAYRMNSLVHQAKSSSAEGSNSVNERSECKTGAGKVNNGGHKTNGNAKEIGQQSGSLFVKVNMDGIPIGRKVNLSAHSSYEALAQKLEDMFHGPSTHGSGGPEMEGATRPSKLLDGSFEFALTYEDKDGDWMLVGDVPWEMFLGTVKRLRIMKTSEDNGLAPLLREKNVRQRCKPI, from the exons ATGGAGAGTGGAGGTTCTGCAAGTGGGCCGTCGACTAAGTCAACGCTGTCCAGGGAGGAGAATTTTGCCATGTCTTCTGAGGACTCTTCTACCCCTGAGGAGTCTGGGCTCGAGCTCTGTCTTGGGCTGAgccttggtggtggtggtggtaaggGTCAGCAAGGGCAAAGGGGTCAAGTTGCTAGGATCTTGACTGCTAAGGATTTTCCTTCTGCGGGGTTTTCTTCTTCGTCGGCTTCCAAGTCGTCGTCTTCTACTTCTTCTTCGTTGAGCAGTGCTAATGTTGCGGCTGGAACCAAGAGAAGTGCTGATTCTGTGGCTGCTGCTAATGGTGGCAG TCAGGTTGTGGGATGGCCTCCTATCAGAGCTTATAGAATGAACAGTTTGGTTCACCAAGCGAAATCTTCATCTGCCGAAGGATCTAACTCAGTAAATGAGAGAAGCGAGTGCAAGACTGGTGCGGGGAAGGTTAACAATGGAGGTCACAAGACCAAcggaaatgctaaggagatagGGCAGCAGAGTGGTTCCCTGTTTGTGAAGGTGAATATGGACGGGATTCCTATTGGGCgaaaggttaatttaagtgcACATAGTTCGTATGAAGCCCTAGCACAAAAATTGGAGGATATGTTCCATGGGCCCTCGACACATG GTTCAGGTGGTCCGGAGATGGAAGGAGCAACTAGACCCTCAAAATTGCTGGATGGATCATTTGAGTTTGCGCTCACTTACGAAGATAAAGATGGAGACTGGATGCTTGTGGGAGATGTTCCTTGGGA GATGTTTCTTGGTACTGTGAAGAGGTTGAGGATTATGAAGACATCTGAGGATAACGGACTTG CTCCGCTGTTACGGGAAAAGAATGTGAGGCAAAGATGTAAGCCAATCTAG
- the LOC126623536 gene encoding MDIS1-interacting receptor like kinase 1-like: protein LLYTNYSLIIHLFIIYHHIYINQSSSSFHYSLIQLQLVTLSHLLSLSVSETENGGKPERIAWLRAFTLALELLSSNSALRPHHSWQKTQPNKQNKMQLSKTQLLIFLFLCCSSFGIAAVANDEVSALLSMKAGLIDPLNSLKDWNLPENGAHCNWTGVWCNTEGHVEKLDLSHMNLSGPVSGDIQRLRSLTSLNLCCSGFSSSLPKSISNLTALKTFDVSQNSLVGEFPWGFGSAGGLTELNASSNNFSGFLHEDLGNATMLETLDLRGNFFGGSIPKSFKNLQKLKFLGLSGNSLTGEIPAEFGELSSLEAMILGYNEFEGGIPMEFGNLTNLKYLDLAVGNLSGEIPAELGRLQFLETVFLYKNNFEGKIPAEIGAISSLKLLDLSDNMLSGEIPAEIGELKNLQLLNVMSNQLSGSVPFGIGSLSQLSVLELWNNSFSGPLPSDLGKNAPLQWLDISSNSFSGELPSTLCNKGNLTKLILFNNAFTGPIPASLSTCLSLVRVRMQNNFLSGTIPVGLGKLERLQRLELANNNLTGAIPDDLSSSTSLSFIDVSRNRLHSSLPSTILSAPSLQTLMASNNELVGKIPDQFQDSPSLSVLDLSSNHFSGTIPASIASCERLVSLNLRNNQLNGDIPKSIAMMPTLSILDLSNNSLTGGIPENFGISPALETLNVSFNKLEGPVPENGVLRRINPSDLVGNAGLCGSVLPPCMRNPVLASRHRNVHTRNIVSGWVIGISSVLAVGLSLFSARTLYKRWYLNGSCFGDSFEVGNGEWPWRLMAFQRLGFTSTDILACVKESNVIGMGATGAVYKAEISRSNTVVAVKKLWRPATDIETGSSDDLVGEVNLLGRLRHRNIVRLLGFLNNDTNLMIIYEFMPNGSLGETLHGKQAGRLLVDWVSRYNIAVGVAQGLSYLHHDCHPPVIHRDIKSNNILLDANLDARIADFGLARMMVRKNETVSMVAGSYGYIAPEYGYTLKVDEKIDIYSYGVVLLELLTGKRPLDPEFGESVDVVEWIRRKIKDNKSLEAALDPGVGNCKHVQEEMLLVLRIALLCTAKLPKDRPSMRDVITMLGEAKPRRKSSSNNNDAYAAANKDQPVFSTSPVHGLL, encoded by the exons TTATTATATACCAATTATTCACTAATTATTCATTTGTTTATTATATACCATCACATATACATTAaccaatcttcttcttctttccactACTCCCTCATACAACTACAGTTAGTTACACTCTCTCACCTTCTCTCTCTATCAGTTTCCGAGACTGAAAATGGTGGAAAGCCAGAGAGAATAGCATGGTTACGAGCGTTTACCCTTGCACTCGAGCTCCTGTCTTCGAATTCCGCCCTCCGCCCACACCACTCGTGGCAAAAGACACAACCCAATAAGCAGAACAAGATGCAGTTGAGCAAAACCCAACTGCTGATCTTCTTATTTTTGTGCTGTTCTTCATTTGGCATTGCAGCTGTGGCCAATGACGAAGTTTCTGCACTGCTTTCGATGAAAGCAGGCCTCATTGATCCACTAAACAGCCTCAAAGACTGGAACTTACCGGAAAATGGAGCTCACTGCAATTGGACAGGCGTATGGTGCAACACTGAGGGGCACGTAGAGAAGCTTGATCTCTCCCACATGAACCTCAGCGGCCCGGTATCCGGCGACATCCAACGTCTCCGAAGCCTCACTTCTCTCAACCTCTGCTGCAGTGGCTTCTCCTCATCACTGCCAAAATCCATCTCAAATCTCACAGCATTGAAAACTTTTGATGTGAGTCAAAACTCACTTGTTGGTGAGTTTCCATGGGGATTCGGAAGTGCTGGAGGATTGACGGAACTCAACGCTTCGAGTAATAATTTTTCGGGGTTTCTTCATGAGGATCTCGGCAATGCCACAATGCTGGAGACTCTGGATCTCAGAGGGAACTTTTTCGGGGGCTCGATTCCAAAGTCATTCAAGAACTTGCAGAAGCTCAAGTTTCTTGGGCTTTCCGGCAACAGTCTTACCGGGGAAATCCCCGCTGAGTTTGGAGAGCTGTCCTCATTGGAAGCTATGATCCTTGGATACAATGAGTTTGAAGGTGGGATTCCAATGGAGTTTGGGAATCTTACCAACCTGAAGTATCTTGATTTGGCAGTTGGGAATCTTAGTGGTGAGATTCCAGCTGAGTTGGGGAGGCTTCAGTTTCTTGAGACAGTGTTCTTATACAAGAACAATTTTGAAGGCAAAATTCCAGCTGAAATTGGCGCCATTTCTTCGCTGAAATTGCTGGATCTCTCTGATAATATGTTATCGGGGGAAATCCCAGCTGAGATTGGGGAGCTGAAGAATTTGCAGCTTTTGAATGTGATGAGTAATCAGCTGTCAGGTTCAGTTCCATTCGGAATTGGAAGTTTGAGTCAGTTAAGTGTTCTTGAGCTATGGAACAATTCGTTTTCAGGTCCTTTGCCTAGCGatcttggcaaaaatgccccATTGCAGTGGTTGGACATCTCATCCAACTCATTTTCCGGTGAGCTTCCATCCACATTGTGCAACAAGGGCAACCTCACCAAGCTCATCCTCTTCAACAATGCCTTCACAGGTCCAATTCCGGCGAGCCTATCCACGTGCCTTTCGCTTGTTCGTGTTCGAATGCAGAACAATTTTCTTTCCGGAACAATCCCAGTTGGGCTTGGCAAGCTTGAGAGGCTTCAGAGGTTAGAATTAGCAAACAACAATCTCACTGGTGCAATCCCAGATGatctttcttcttctacttCACTCTCTTTCATTGATGTCTCTCGAAACCGCCTCCATTCTTCTCTGCCTTCCACCATTCTCTCTGCTCCAAGCTTGCAAACCCTGATGGCCTCGAATAATGAATTGGTCGGCAAAATCCCGGATCAATTCCAGGACAGCCCTTCACTTTCAGTGCTTGATCTCTCATCAAACCATTTCTCAGGAACCATCCCAGCAAGCATTGCTTCATGTGAGAGATTGGTAAGCTTGAATCTGAGGAACAACCAATTGAACGGAGACATCCCGAAATCAATTGCCATGATGCCCACATTGTCCATTCTTGATCTGTCCAACAACTCTCTCACTGGTGGCATACCCGAAAATTTCGGAATCTCACCAGCCTTGGAGACGCTCAATGTCTCATTCAACAAGCTAGAGGGTCCTGTCCCAGAAAATGGTGTGCTGAGAAGAATAAACCCGAGTGATCTTGTGGGCAATGCCGGACTCTGTGGCAGTGTCCTCCCTCCGTGCATGCGAAATCCTGTGCTGGCATCGAGGCATAGGAATGTGCACACAAGGAACATTGTTTCAGGATGGGTGATTGGGATCTCATCAGTTTTAGCAGTTGGACTCTCACTTTTCAGTGCTCGAACTCTATATAAGAGGTGGTACTTGAATGGGAGTTGCTTCGGAGACAGTTTCGAAGTTGGCAATGGAGAGTGGCCATGGAGACTGATGGCATTCCAGAGGCTTGGTTTCACAAGTACTGACATCCTGGCTTGTGTGAAGGAATCAAATGTGATCGGAATGGGAGCCACCGGGGCTGTGTACAAGGCAGAGATATCAAGATCAAACACAGTTGTGGCAGTTAAAAAGTTGTGGAGACCGGCAACAGACATTGAAACTGGAAGCAGTGACGATCTAGTTGGGGAAGTGAATCTGTTGGGAAGGCTAAGGCATCGAAACATAGTTCGATTGTTGGGATTTTTGAACAATGATACGAATTTGATGATCATATATGAGTTTATGCCCAATGGCAGCTTAGGAGAAACCTTGCATGGCAAGCAAGCAGGGAGATTGCTTGTAGATTGGGTTTCAAGGTACAACATAGCAGTTGGAGTTGCACAAGGTCTTTCCTATCTCCACCATGATTGTCACCCACCAGTCATCCATAGAGACATCAAGTCCAATAACATATTGCTTGATGCAAACCTCGACGCAAGGATTGCGGATTTCGGGTTGGCACGGATGATGGTTCGGAAAAATGAGACTGTGTCAATGGTGGCTGGATCATACGGTTACATAGCCCCTG AATATGGATACACATTGAAGGTTGACGAAAAGATCGACATCTACAGCTACGGTGTGGTTCTATTGGAGCTTCTAACAGGAAAGAGGCCATTAGACCCCGAATTTGGTGAGTCAGTAGACGTCGTGGAATGGATTCGGAGGAAGATTAAGGACAACAAAAGTTTAGAAGCAGCATTAGACCCCGGTGTAGGAAACTGCAAGCATGTTCAAGAAGAGATGCTCTTAGTCCTTAGAATAGCATTGCTTTGCACTGCCAAGCTTCCGAAGGACAGGCCTTCCATGAGGGATGTCATAACGATGCTCGGAGAGGCGAAGCCCCGGCGAAaaagcagcagcaacaacaacgATGCATATGCAGCAGCTAACAAGGACCAGCCTGTGTTTAGCACCTCACCTGTACATGGCCTTCTCTAG
- the LOC126623537 gene encoding auxin-responsive protein IAA11-like isoform X2: MESGGSASGPSTKSTLSREENFAMSSEDSSTPEESGLELCLGLSLGGGGGKGQQGQRGQVARILTAKDFPSAGFSSSSASKSSSSTSSSLSSANVAAGTKRSADSVAAANGGSQVVGWPPIRAYRMNSLVHQAKSSSAEGSNSVNERSECKTGAGKVNNGGHKTNGNAKEIGQQSGSLFVKVNMDGIPIGRKVNLSAHSSYEALAQKLEDMFHGPSTHGGPEMEGATRPSKLLDGSFEFALTYEDKDGDWMLVGDVPWEMFLGTVKRLRIMKTSEDNGLAPLLREKNVRQRCKPI, translated from the exons ATGGAGAGTGGAGGTTCTGCAAGTGGGCCGTCGACTAAGTCAACGCTGTCCAGGGAGGAGAATTTTGCCATGTCTTCTGAGGACTCTTCTACCCCTGAGGAGTCTGGGCTCGAGCTCTGTCTTGGGCTGAgccttggtggtggtggtggtaaggGTCAGCAAGGGCAAAGGGGTCAAGTTGCTAGGATCTTGACTGCTAAGGATTTTCCTTCTGCGGGGTTTTCTTCTTCGTCGGCTTCCAAGTCGTCGTCTTCTACTTCTTCTTCGTTGAGCAGTGCTAATGTTGCGGCTGGAACCAAGAGAAGTGCTGATTCTGTGGCTGCTGCTAATGGTGGCAG TCAGGTTGTGGGATGGCCTCCTATCAGAGCTTATAGAATGAACAGTTTGGTTCACCAAGCGAAATCTTCATCTGCCGAAGGATCTAACTCAGTAAATGAGAGAAGCGAGTGCAAGACTGGTGCGGGGAAGGTTAACAATGGAGGTCACAAGACCAAcggaaatgctaaggagatagGGCAGCAGAGTGGTTCCCTGTTTGTGAAGGTGAATATGGACGGGATTCCTATTGGGCgaaaggttaatttaagtgcACATAGTTCGTATGAAGCCCTAGCACAAAAATTGGAGGATATGTTCCATGGGCCCTCGACACATG GTGGTCCGGAGATGGAAGGAGCAACTAGACCCTCAAAATTGCTGGATGGATCATTTGAGTTTGCGCTCACTTACGAAGATAAAGATGGAGACTGGATGCTTGTGGGAGATGTTCCTTGGGA GATGTTTCTTGGTACTGTGAAGAGGTTGAGGATTATGAAGACATCTGAGGATAACGGACTTG CTCCGCTGTTACGGGAAAAGAATGTGAGGCAAAGATGTAAGCCAATCTAG